One stretch of Dehalobacter sp. DNA includes these proteins:
- the lysS gene encoding lysine--tRNA ligase: MENLDINELMRIRLDKLDNLRAKGIEPYADHYLRTHLSQGIIENFDELEGQDVSAAGRIMSKRDQGKVLFVHIQDLQGKIQIYIRVDAFGEEMFDTIKTFDIGDIIGVRGSVFRTKRGEISIKAEDITLLSKSLRPLPEKFHGLTNVDIRYRQRYLDLIMNAEVKETFITRNKIIRTMREYLEEKGFLEVETPTLLPIAGGATAKPFITHHNALDMQLYMRIALELPLKRLIVGGFEKVFEIGRNFRNEGISIKHNPEFTMMELYQAYANYEDIMNLTEDMIVYIVEKVLHTQEVTYQGEKINFAKPWRRLPMLDAIKEYAGIDFTQIETDEEARKVAMEKGLQINALETKGKIINEVFEEFVEPKLIQPTFIIGHPVEISPLAKRNAENPEYTDRFEVFIYGREAGNAFSELNDPIDQRGRFEKQVLEREKGDDEAHMMDEDFLQALEYGLPPTGGLGIGIDRLVMLLTDSASIRDVILFPTMKSRED, translated from the coding sequence ATGGAAAATCTGGATATTAATGAACTGATGCGTATTCGCTTGGACAAGCTGGACAATCTCAGGGCGAAAGGTATTGAACCCTATGCAGACCATTACTTGAGAACCCATTTATCACAGGGCATTATTGAGAATTTTGATGAGCTGGAAGGGCAGGATGTCAGCGCGGCCGGAAGAATCATGTCCAAAAGAGATCAAGGGAAAGTTCTTTTCGTGCACATTCAAGACCTTCAGGGGAAAATCCAGATCTATATTCGGGTTGATGCGTTCGGCGAAGAAATGTTTGACACGATAAAGACGTTTGATATTGGTGATATTATCGGCGTCCGCGGCAGCGTTTTCCGTACCAAAAGAGGCGAGATTTCAATAAAGGCTGAGGATATTACATTGCTATCAAAATCGCTGAGACCGCTGCCGGAAAAGTTTCATGGGCTTACCAACGTCGATATCCGTTACCGTCAGCGTTATCTTGATTTGATTATGAATGCAGAAGTGAAGGAAACATTTATCACCAGAAATAAAATTATCAGAACGATGCGTGAATACCTGGAAGAGAAAGGATTTCTGGAGGTTGAGACGCCTACGCTGCTTCCGATCGCAGGCGGTGCGACTGCAAAGCCTTTTATTACGCATCATAACGCGCTTGATATGCAGTTATACATGAGGATAGCTCTGGAACTTCCGCTTAAGAGGCTGATTGTGGGCGGTTTTGAAAAGGTATTTGAAATTGGCCGTAATTTCCGAAATGAAGGAATTTCAATTAAGCATAACCCTGAATTTACCATGATGGAACTATATCAGGCTTATGCAAATTATGAAGATATTATGAACCTTACAGAGGATATGATCGTTTATATTGTGGAGAAAGTTCTTCATACCCAGGAAGTTACTTATCAGGGTGAGAAGATTAATTTCGCGAAGCCCTGGCGCCGCTTGCCGATGCTTGACGCAATTAAAGAGTATGCTGGAATAGATTTTACCCAAATTGAAACCGATGAAGAAGCCAGAAAAGTTGCCATGGAGAAAGGGCTGCAAATTAATGCCCTGGAAACCAAGGGCAAAATTATCAATGAGGTTTTTGAAGAATTTGTTGAACCAAAACTTATTCAACCAACTTTTATCATCGGTCATCCTGTAGAAATTTCTCCTCTCGCTAAAAGAAATGCAGAAAATCCTGAGTATACGGACAGGTTTGAGGTATTTATTTATGGTAGAGAGGCAGGAAATGCGTTCTCGGAGTTAAATGACCCCATTGATCAGAGAGGGAGATTTGAAAAACAGGTTCTGGAAAGAGAAAAGGGTGACGATGAGGCGCACATGATGGATGAAGACTTTCTTCAAGCGCTTGAATATGGACTTCCGCCTACAGGCGGACTTGGCATTGGGATTGACAGGCTCGTCATGCTTCTGACAGATTCAGCCTCTATCAGGGACGTTATCTTATTTCCTACCATGAAATCCAGAGAAGATTAA
- a CDS encoding type III pantothenate kinase, whose product MILVIDIGNTNIVLGVYQDRELMHYWRISTEKNNTSDEYASTIKNLFSFHDWSFSNISGAIISSVVPPVTPALEQMIKKYFSVTPIIVGPGVKTGISINIDNPRELGADRIVNAVAAYTKYGGPLVIVDFGTATTFCAVSEKGEYLGGAIAPGIGISTEALYQKASKLPRVEIIKTKNVIGKNTVNGMQAGIYHGFCGQIDRIVELMKKELGGKIKVIATGGLAELIAGDSKMIDMIDPFLTLEGLLYIYERNLR is encoded by the coding sequence ATGATTCTGGTCATCGATATCGGGAATACGAATATTGTACTTGGTGTTTACCAGGACCGTGAGCTTATGCATTACTGGAGAATTTCTACGGAAAAAAACAATACATCGGATGAATATGCGTCGACAATTAAAAATTTATTTAGTTTTCACGATTGGTCTTTCAGCAATATATCTGGGGCTATTATTTCTTCGGTTGTACCGCCTGTGACGCCTGCGCTGGAACAGATGATCAAAAAGTATTTCAGCGTAACCCCTATTATTGTTGGCCCGGGCGTGAAGACGGGCATTTCCATTAATATTGATAATCCCAGGGAGCTCGGTGCAGACAGGATTGTCAACGCTGTTGCTGCCTATACCAAGTATGGCGGGCCATTAGTTATTGTTGATTTTGGTACGGCAACAACTTTTTGCGCCGTCAGTGAAAAGGGAGAGTACTTAGGAGGCGCGATTGCACCTGGAATCGGGATTTCCACTGAGGCGCTCTACCAAAAAGCTTCAAAATTGCCTAGAGTAGAGATTATTAAGACCAAAAACGTCATCGGCAAAAATACAGTCAACGGTATGCAAGCGGGAATATATCATGGATTTTGCGGGCAGATTGACCGTATTGTCGAGCTGATGAAAAAAGAACTTGGCGGAAAAATTAAAGTTATTGCAACCGGGGGTCTGGCTGAACTGATTGCCGGGGATTCCAAAATGATCGATATGATTGATCCTTTTTTAACGTTGGAAGGACTTTTGTATATTTATGAAAGAAATTTACGGTAA
- the greA gene encoding transcription elongation factor GreA, whose protein sequence is MPEKEVILTLDGLKKLEEELEILKTQRRREVAERIKQAIEFGDISENSEYEDAKNEQAFIEGRIITLEKMLRNARVIDDNDEKDHVAIGSTVLLKDVEYGDEEEYTIVGSAEADPAVNKISNESPVGKAVLGQIKGSVVEVNVPAGMLRYEIVDIR, encoded by the coding sequence ATGCCCGAAAAAGAAGTCATTTTAACACTTGATGGTTTGAAGAAACTGGAAGAAGAACTGGAGATTCTAAAGACCCAAAGAAGGAGAGAAGTTGCTGAAAGGATTAAACAAGCCATTGAGTTTGGAGATATATCCGAAAACTCAGAATATGAAGATGCTAAAAATGAACAGGCTTTTATCGAAGGCAGGATCATTACTCTCGAGAAAATGCTGAGAAATGCCAGAGTCATTGACGACAATGATGAAAAAGACCATGTTGCCATAGGAAGTACAGTACTGTTAAAAGATGTTGAATATGGGGACGAAGAAGAGTATACCATCGTCGGCTCGGCAGAGGCAGATCCGGCAGTCAATAAAATTTCCAATGAATCACCGGTTGGCAAAGCTGTTCTTGGACAAATTAAAGGCAGCGTTGTTGAGGTTAATGTTCCGGCAGGAATGCTTCGTTATGAAATTGTAGATATCCGCTAG
- the nadC gene encoding carboxylating nicotinate-nucleotide diphosphorylase, translating to MFATFQYEELIERALKEDIGTGDISTLIIPEDYQSEARIYAKAHGIVCGLFIAEMTFKKIDPCLDVQIQVEDGDSIGPGTLIMKINGSLAGILQAERTVLNFIQHLSGISSITRRFVELVSDLGVKVTDTRKTMPGMRNLQKYAVRVGGGTNHRFGLYDAVMLKDNHLDAIGNLAEAVQKIKTKVGHMVKIEVECETLEQVREAVLSGVDVIMLDNMSLQDMKTAVQYINHRVVVEASGGVREDTVRQIAETGVDIISVGRLTHSVEAIDFSMVVDDFKPSIQKHLHSTEKI from the coding sequence ATGTTCGCTACGTTTCAATATGAAGAATTGATTGAACGTGCTTTAAAAGAAGATATTGGTACCGGAGATATCAGTACGCTGATCATTCCTGAAGATTACCAGAGTGAAGCCAGAATCTATGCCAAAGCACATGGGATTGTCTGCGGCCTTTTTATTGCTGAGATGACTTTTAAGAAGATAGATCCGTGCCTAGACGTTCAGATACAGGTTGAAGACGGAGACAGTATCGGACCAGGGACCCTGATCATGAAAATTAATGGTTCACTGGCAGGAATCCTTCAAGCTGAAAGAACTGTACTTAATTTCATTCAGCATCTTTCAGGAATATCTAGTATTACAAGAAGATTTGTCGAACTTGTATCTGATTTAGGCGTTAAGGTCACAGATACGCGCAAAACGATGCCGGGTATGAGAAACTTGCAGAAATACGCTGTCAGGGTCGGCGGAGGAACGAACCACCGTTTTGGTTTGTATGATGCCGTTATGCTTAAGGATAATCATCTGGACGCAATCGGAAATCTGGCTGAGGCTGTTCAAAAAATTAAAACAAAAGTTGGCCATATGGTTAAAATAGAGGTTGAATGTGAAACGCTGGAACAGGTACGGGAAGCCGTTCTGAGCGGCGTTGACGTGATTATGCTTGATAATATGTCCCTGCAGGATATGAAAACAGCGGTTCAGTATATTAACCACCGGGTTGTCGTAGAGGCGTCTGGAGGAGTTAGGGAAGACACAGTGCGTCAAATTGCCGAGACAGGAGTGGACATTATTTCAGTAGGCAGGCTTACGCATTCGGTCGAAGCGATTGATTTCTCAATGGTCGTTGATGATTTTAAACCGTCTATTCAGAAGCACCTTCATTCTACTGAAAAAATATAA
- the folB gene encoding dihydroneopterin aldolase produces MKESDVIHLRGMEFYAYHGVMEEERVLGQRFLIDVDIFLKKPVSMQDNLVETVNYAEVYQVVKNCVLDQRYQLIETLAEKIALEITTGFCCSGVRVEVHKPNAPVSGILKDISVEIIREKKDESIFKFGEQ; encoded by the coding sequence ATGAAGGAAAGTGATGTCATTCACCTGCGTGGTATGGAGTTTTATGCTTACCATGGGGTGATGGAGGAGGAGCGGGTTCTTGGCCAAAGATTTCTGATTGACGTGGACATCTTCCTGAAAAAACCGGTCAGTATGCAGGACAATCTGGTGGAGACTGTCAATTATGCTGAAGTCTATCAAGTAGTCAAAAATTGTGTCCTTGATCAGCGTTATCAGCTGATTGAAACACTTGCCGAAAAAATAGCCTTGGAAATTACAACCGGATTTTGCTGTTCAGGCGTCCGGGTAGAGGTACATAAGCCAAATGCCCCGGTTTCCGGAATTCTTAAGGATATATCCGTAGAAATCATACGGGAGAAAAAAGATGAGAGCATTTTTAAGTTTGGGGAGCAATGA
- a CDS encoding aspartate 1-decarboxylase translates to MFRNMMKSKIHKARVTEANLNYVGSITIDRSLMEQADILENEKVQVVNLNNGARLETYVIPGEENSGIICLNGAAARLVQVGDQVIIISYGLFSDEESKGYTPKIVFVDEKNQPARIDDVEVHGVQA, encoded by the coding sequence ATGTTCAGAAATATGATGAAATCAAAGATCCATAAAGCCAGGGTTACTGAAGCCAACCTGAATTATGTGGGAAGCATAACGATAGACCGCAGCCTGATGGAGCAGGCCGATATTCTGGAAAATGAGAAAGTTCAGGTCGTTAACCTGAATAATGGAGCAAGGCTGGAAACGTATGTTATTCCAGGAGAGGAGAATTCCGGAATAATCTGTCTAAATGGAGCAGCAGCCAGGCTGGTCCAGGTCGGGGATCAGGTGATTATTATTTCCTATGGGCTGTTTTCCGATGAAGAAAGCAAAGGATATACACCGAAAATTGTTTTTGTCGACGAAAAGAACCAGCCGGCCAGAATCGATGATGTTGAAGTGCACGGCGTACAGGCTTGA
- the folK gene encoding 2-amino-4-hydroxy-6-hydroxymethyldihydropteridine diphosphokinase — protein MRAFLSLGSNEGDRKEYLDRALNMLMDTSGIMIQRISSLYETEPWGNVDQSPFLNMAIGIETELDPYELLEVCQQIEMSLGRKRLTHWGPRTIDIDILSYQDYVIQTEKLTIPHPFMEQREFVLAPLREIAPDYILQSGRVIGTVQGEGLIKKIKI, from the coding sequence ATGAGAGCATTTTTAAGTTTGGGGAGCAATGAAGGAGACCGCAAGGAATATTTGGATCGGGCACTCAATATGTTGATGGATACTTCAGGGATTATGATTCAGCGTATTTCCAGCCTCTATGAGACTGAACCCTGGGGCAATGTTGACCAGTCACCTTTCCTGAATATGGCCATTGGCATTGAAACGGAGCTGGATCCTTACGAACTGCTTGAGGTCTGCCAGCAAATTGAAATGTCTCTAGGAAGAAAACGACTGACTCATTGGGGGCCGCGCACCATTGATATCGATATTCTTTCCTATCAGGATTACGTGATTCAGACTGAAAAACTGACAATTCCACATCCCTTTATGGAACAAAGAGAGTTCGTACTGGCTCCGCTAAGAGAAATAGCACCGGATTATATTCTGCAGTCAGGAAGAGTAATCGGAACTGTTCAAGGCGAAGGACTTATTAAAAAAATTAAAATATAG
- the nadA gene encoding quinolinate synthase NadA, which translates to MDNGERKDQLINDINALRKQRKAVILAHYYQPGDIQDIADFVGDSLQLAQQAARTDADVIVFCGVHFMAESAAILSPEKTVLLPEPSAGCPMADMVEANRLREAKAKLPGVKVVCYVNSSAEVKAESDICCTSSNAEKIVQSLGKEEILFVPDGNLGGYIAAKTNRKINLWPGFCPTHHRLAREDILKAREEHRGAKVLVHPECREEVWREADYVGSTAGIIKYAEDSTDTEFIIGTECGILHELTKRCPGKQFYMASAYMICPNMKKISLQKVKDALSNMVPVVTVSKEIREKAVCALERMLAVQ; encoded by the coding sequence ATGGATAATGGCGAACGCAAAGATCAGCTGATCAATGATATAAATGCTCTGCGCAAGCAAAGAAAAGCGGTAATTCTTGCCCATTATTACCAGCCGGGGGACATTCAGGATATTGCGGATTTTGTCGGAGATTCACTTCAGCTCGCCCAGCAGGCTGCCCGGACAGATGCAGATGTCATCGTATTCTGCGGGGTCCATTTTATGGCAGAAAGTGCTGCAATCCTATCCCCGGAGAAGACTGTCCTGCTTCCCGAACCTTCGGCCGGCTGCCCAATGGCTGACATGGTCGAAGCAAACCGGCTCAGAGAGGCGAAGGCCAAATTGCCCGGTGTAAAGGTGGTCTGTTATGTTAATTCATCCGCAGAGGTGAAAGCCGAAAGCGATATTTGCTGTACATCATCCAATGCAGAGAAAATTGTTCAATCTCTTGGAAAAGAGGAGATCCTGTTTGTGCCTGACGGCAACCTCGGCGGATATATTGCAGCCAAAACGAACAGAAAGATTAACCTGTGGCCGGGATTCTGTCCGACCCATCATAGGCTCGCCAGGGAGGATATCTTAAAGGCGCGGGAGGAACATCGGGGAGCAAAAGTTCTGGTTCATCCTGAATGCCGCGAGGAAGTCTGGCGGGAAGCCGATTATGTTGGCTCTACTGCCGGAATTATTAAGTATGCAGAAGATTCGACGGACACCGAATTTATTATTGGAACGGAATGTGGCATTTTGCATGAACTTACTAAACGCTGTCCTGGAAAACAATTTTATATGGCTTCAGCATATATGATCTGCCCGAATATGAAAAAGATCAGCTTGCAGAAGGTCAAGGATGCCCTTTCAAACATGGTACCGGTCGTTACTGTGTCAAAAGAAATCAGAGAGAAGGCGGTCTGCGCGCTGGAAAGAATGCTGGCCGTCCAATAA
- the panC gene encoding pantoate--beta-alanine ligase — MIIAEKIAETREKIASAKQQGKAVVLVPTMGFLHEGHLSMVKIARNQDPNHKKTYIVMSIFVNPLQFGPNEDYEKYPRDLARDSGLAEQAGVDLLFAPSVAEMYPDGKSLTAVQVYQITEVLCGASRQGHFQGVATVVTKLFNIIQPDEAYFGLKDYQQVAVIKQMTKDLNSSVKIVAFPTVRESDGLAKSSRNAYLSSEDRRQAPVLFRSLQEAEARIIEGETCAEVVREEIRQRISSESNGKIDYVEIRKADNLAAVDSIDCPVVIALAVRFGTTRLIDNIVVEV, encoded by the coding sequence ATGATCATTGCCGAAAAAATAGCTGAAACAAGAGAAAAAATAGCATCAGCCAAACAGCAGGGAAAAGCTGTTGTCCTTGTACCCACGATGGGCTTCTTGCATGAAGGCCATCTGTCCATGGTCAAAATAGCCAGAAATCAGGATCCGAATCACAAAAAAACCTATATTGTGATGAGTATATTTGTGAATCCCTTACAGTTTGGTCCCAATGAGGATTATGAGAAATATCCGCGTGATCTTGCCAGGGATTCGGGACTCGCCGAACAGGCAGGAGTAGACTTGTTATTTGCTCCTTCGGTCGCGGAAATGTATCCGGACGGAAAAAGCCTTACGGCAGTTCAGGTATACCAGATCACCGAGGTCCTCTGCGGAGCCAGCCGTCAGGGACACTTTCAGGGAGTAGCAACTGTTGTGACAAAACTTTTTAATATTATTCAACCTGATGAAGCCTATTTTGGCTTAAAAGATTACCAGCAGGTTGCTGTCATCAAACAAATGACAAAAGATTTAAATAGCTCTGTTAAAATCGTGGCCTTCCCGACGGTCCGAGAAAGCGATGGACTCGCCAAGAGTTCCAGAAACGCTTATTTGAGCAGTGAAGACCGGAGGCAAGCCCCGGTGTTGTTCCGTTCATTGCAGGAAGCGGAGGCACGAATTATTGAAGGTGAGACCTGCGCTGAAGTTGTCAGAGAAGAGATCAGACAGAGAATAAGCAGTGAATCAAACGGGAAAATTGATTATGTAGAAATAAGAAAAGCGGACAATCTTGCAGCTGTCGACAGTATTGACTGCCCTGTTGTGATTGCTCTTGCCGTACGTTTTGGCACAACGCGCTTGATTGATAATATTGTCGTGGAGGTGTGA
- the nadB gene encoding L-aspartate oxidase, protein MNENEYLIPWDKDKLEIFQTEVLILGSGIAGLFAAIKLCPKYEVTVLTKKDVMASNTEHAQGGIAVALNEDDSPEFHYGDTIKAGAGLCNLKAVKILAEKGPECVSKLIDFGTKFDESNNKLDFTREGAHSKSRVLHAHGDATGGEIERALVEVVHSSPITVKENYYLIDFVKNSKAEVCGALVLNNITLAMEIWLAKAVILATGGAGQMYKHTTNPAVATGDGIAAAYRAGAELMDMEFIQFHPTALLLPGAPNFLISEAARGEGAVLVNSRGERFMEGVPGKELAPRDVVSREIWKQMQTGQVYLDFSPMGHSKVEQRFPGIYKTCLNYGVDISTDPVPVGPAAHYLMGGVRINEFGETNLPNLFACGECACNGVHGANRLASNSLLDGLVFASTISDTINQKIGEMPNPEDVLPYEGYPGECDVRDSAADPATLKEELQNILWDKVGIIRDEEHLRQAQAELNQLMERFNPHSEVPELELGNMLAIGMVIIKAALAREESRGGHFRRDFPNAEEYWQKHSVYMKGDHHVRYVSI, encoded by the coding sequence ATGAATGAGAATGAATATCTGATTCCCTGGGACAAGGATAAGCTTGAGATCTTTCAGACCGAAGTGCTTATTCTCGGAAGCGGAATTGCGGGATTGTTTGCAGCAATCAAACTTTGTCCCAAATATGAAGTAACCGTTCTGACCAAGAAAGATGTGATGGCAAGCAACACTGAGCATGCCCAGGGAGGTATTGCCGTTGCTCTTAATGAGGATGACTCTCCTGAATTTCACTATGGCGATACCATTAAAGCCGGAGCAGGGCTATGCAACCTGAAAGCAGTCAAGATCCTGGCTGAGAAAGGACCGGAGTGTGTCAGTAAGCTGATTGATTTTGGCACCAAATTTGATGAAAGCAATAATAAACTGGACTTTACGCGGGAAGGTGCCCATAGCAAAAGCAGGGTACTACATGCTCACGGTGATGCCACCGGCGGAGAAATAGAACGTGCCCTGGTAGAAGTTGTGCATTCCAGCCCGATTACCGTTAAAGAAAACTATTATTTAATTGACTTTGTTAAGAACAGTAAAGCAGAGGTCTGCGGAGCTCTGGTGCTCAACAATATTACCTTGGCAATGGAAATATGGCTGGCTAAAGCCGTTATCCTGGCCACGGGCGGTGCAGGTCAGATGTATAAGCATACGACCAATCCTGCGGTTGCGACAGGAGACGGGATAGCTGCTGCTTATCGGGCAGGAGCCGAACTTATGGATATGGAATTTATTCAATTCCATCCCACGGCCCTGCTGCTACCGGGAGCACCCAATTTTTTAATTTCGGAGGCAGCCAGAGGAGAGGGAGCTGTACTGGTGAACTCACGTGGAGAACGTTTTATGGAGGGTGTTCCCGGTAAAGAGCTTGCTCCGAGGGATGTTGTATCAAGGGAGATCTGGAAGCAGATGCAGACAGGACAGGTCTATCTCGATTTCAGCCCGATGGGACACTCCAAAGTCGAACAAAGGTTTCCAGGAATCTATAAAACCTGTCTGAATTATGGCGTTGATATTTCTACAGATCCAGTACCGGTTGGCCCTGCTGCGCATTACTTAATGGGCGGAGTCCGCATCAATGAATTTGGTGAAACGAATTTGCCAAATCTTTTTGCTTGCGGTGAATGTGCCTGTAATGGCGTTCATGGTGCCAACAGGCTCGCCAGCAACTCCTTGTTGGACGGATTAGTATTTGCTTCAACCATTTCTGATACAATCAATCAGAAGATTGGCGAAATGCCCAACCCGGAAGATGTTTTGCCGTATGAAGGCTACCCCGGTGAATGTGATGTCCGGGATTCCGCTGCAGACCCGGCTACTCTGAAAGAAGAACTGCAGAATATTTTATGGGATAAAGTCGGAATCATTCGGGATGAAGAACATTTGCGGCAGGCACAGGCGGAATTAAATCAATTGATGGAACGGTTTAACCCCCATTCTGAAGTACCGGAACTCGAGCTTGGCAATATGCTTGCGATTGGAATGGTGATTATCAAGGCTGCTTTGGCACGTGAAGAAAGCAGAGGGGGTCATTTCCGACGGGATTTCCCGAATGCGGAGGAATACTGGCAAAAGCATTCTGTCTATATGAAGGGGGATCATCATGTTCGCTACGTTTCAATATGA
- a CDS encoding DUF2520 domain-containing protein, protein MSENTIKFGIIGTGVVGTSLAILLEKAGLECIGVHTRGKRSYDHFRRYLPKEQLGLRQLVMESDLIFITTQDCNIEEAAARLSQERDIKPGQIWIHCSGSLPSGVMCQDPVLPVGYLSLHPLQAFANIDTAVSVMKGTYFGIEGSSPEVERQGEKLVMLLGGIPLKINPMKKSLYHAGAVVVSNYLVSLVLLAVKLFEQAGIEREDALAALLPLLDGSCRNIDKLGLPGALTGPIARGDAGVVARHLQSMPEEMRTVYRELGKLALELGKEKKLLDRVSYHPEGLNDLEELLNDLGKETKQ, encoded by the coding sequence TTGTCAGAAAATACGATAAAATTTGGAATCATCGGAACTGGCGTGGTCGGGACATCTCTGGCGATTCTGTTGGAGAAAGCAGGGCTGGAGTGTATCGGAGTCCATACCCGCGGCAAAAGGTCATATGATCATTTTCGGAGATACTTGCCAAAAGAGCAGCTTGGATTGAGGCAGCTTGTGATGGAGTCAGATCTGATTTTTATTACGACTCAGGATTGCAACATTGAAGAAGCAGCAGCCAGACTTTCTCAGGAGAGGGATATTAAACCAGGTCAAATCTGGATCCACTGCTCAGGGTCTTTACCTTCGGGGGTCATGTGTCAGGATCCTGTACTGCCTGTCGGCTACCTGTCTCTGCATCCACTGCAGGCCTTTGCAAATATTGATACCGCGGTTTCCGTCATGAAGGGAACCTATTTTGGCATAGAAGGCAGCAGTCCGGAGGTTGAGCGCCAAGGGGAGAAACTGGTTATGTTATTAGGCGGAATCCCGCTAAAAATTAATCCGATGAAAAAAAGCCTGTATCATGCCGGAGCAGTTGTTGTCTCAAACTATCTTGTTTCGCTGGTCCTACTGGCAGTCAAACTATTTGAGCAAGCCGGAATAGAGCGCGAAGACGCCTTGGCTGCCTTATTGCCGCTGTTAGACGGGTCCTGCCGGAATATAGACAAACTGGGGCTGCCTGGGGCGCTTACAGGGCCAATTGCCAGGGGAGATGCCGGAGTGGTCGCAAGACATCTCCAGAGCATGCCTGAAGAGATGAGGACGGTCTACAGAGAGCTTGGGAAGTTGGCCTTGGAATTGGGAAAAGAAAAAAAACTGTTGGATAGGGTATCCTATCACCCAGAAGGTTTAAATGACCTGGAAGAACTTTTGAATGACTTAGGAAAGGAAACAAAGCAATGA
- the dusB gene encoding tRNA dihydrouridine synthase DusB, with product MKLGKYYLSDKPVFMAPMAGITDKAFREIIRLTGGKYVITEMISDKALLHHNAKTFKMLDLKGEEEPRIVQLFGSEPVPMARAAEIAETYGADIIDINMGCPTPKIVKNGEGASLLRNIPLAIEIVSEVVKAVRVPVTVKIRLGWDSSTIVALELAPMLEQAGVSMLTVHARTREQYYSGKADWEWISKIKARIGIPVIGNGDVLSPEDALKMIQLTGCDGVMIARGALGNPWLIGRSQYYLDTETLPQEPGNREKLRILIQHFEKIIEYKGERTGVQEIRKHASWYIKGMRKAAEYRNQIMKIKSYQEMKTLFSGIYAMECPDH from the coding sequence ATGAAATTAGGGAAGTATTATTTGTCAGATAAGCCTGTTTTTATGGCCCCGATGGCAGGGATAACGGATAAGGCCTTTCGGGAAATCATCCGGCTCACAGGCGGCAAATACGTCATAACGGAAATGATCAGCGATAAAGCACTGCTGCATCATAATGCCAAGACATTTAAAATGCTTGATCTAAAAGGAGAAGAAGAACCCCGAATTGTTCAGCTTTTTGGATCCGAACCTGTCCCAATGGCCAGAGCAGCTGAAATAGCTGAAACATATGGAGCTGATATCATAGACATTAATATGGGATGTCCGACACCAAAGATTGTGAAAAATGGTGAAGGAGCATCCCTTCTTCGAAACATTCCGTTAGCGATAGAAATTGTCTCCGAAGTGGTAAAGGCTGTTAGGGTTCCTGTTACCGTTAAAATCCGCCTGGGATGGGATAGCTCCACTATCGTTGCGCTTGAACTGGCGCCAATGTTAGAGCAGGCAGGAGTCAGCATGCTGACAGTTCATGCCCGGACCAGAGAACAATATTATTCCGGCAAGGCTGACTGGGAATGGATCAGTAAAATTAAAGCAAGAATTGGCATACCTGTGATTGGGAATGGGGATGTTCTATCTCCGGAAGATGCGCTGAAAATGATTCAGCTTACCGGATGCGATGGAGTCATGATAGCGAGGGGAGCTTTAGGAAATCCATGGCTGATTGGCAGATCCCAATATTATCTCGATACGGAAACACTTCCACAGGAACCTGGCAATAGAGAAAAACTTAGAATACTTATTCAGCATTTTGAAAAGATTATTGAATATAAAGGCGAAAGAACCGGCGTACAGGAGATCCGCAAACACGCTTCCTGGTATATCAAGGGTATGAGGAAAGCAGCAGAGTACCGGAACCAGATCATGAAAATCAAAAGTTACCAGGAAATGAAGACGTTGTTTTCAGGCATTTACGCGATGGAATGCCCGGACCATTGA